In the genome of Monodelphis domestica isolate mMonDom1 chromosome 2, mMonDom1.pri, whole genome shotgun sequence, one region contains:
- the TMEM94 gene encoding transmembrane protein 94 isoform X3: MLFKQAELWMPHQGKCSKGDPPLALGLSTGKALRILKEQLEAVLEGHLKEQKKSLTWKEIWKRSFLHHSNRCSCFHWPGASLMLLAVLLLLGCYGSQPAGSHGVELVNATALLLLLLLNLILIGRQERLKRQEVERRLRGIIDQISDALRDGKEVRWPNAMYPDLHMPFAPSWSLHWAYRDGYLVNLPVSLLVEGDVIALRPGQESFASLRGIKDDEHIVLEPGDLFPPFSPPPSPRGEVKKGPQNPQQHRLFRVLKTPVLDNVRWCLDMALARPVTALDNERFTVQSVMLRYAVPVVLASFLITNALRFVFRAPGVTSWQYTLLQLQVNGVLPILPLLFPVLWVLATACGEARVLAQMSKASPSSLLAKFSEDTLSSYTEVVSSQEMLRCIWGHFLNVIQGKSSTLSYSSSLLHSLGSVTVLCCVDKQGILSWPNPSPETVLFFSGKMEPPHSSHEDLTDDLSTRSFCHPEPHERDALLSGPLSDTLHLSNEQERGDWPGDGPKPPELHPHRKLHGRNKHPSGSNVSFSKDIEGGEDELFKAVTEGDTCEAEDFVCDYHLEMLSLSQDQQNPSCIQFDDSNWQLHLTSLKPLGLNVLLNLCNASVTDRLCRFSDHLCNIALQESHSAVLPVHVPWGLCELARLIGFTPGAKELFKQENHLALYRLPSAEMVKETALGKLSRVTKRRPPLSHMISLFIKDMTTSTEQMLSHGTADVVLEACTDFWDGADIYPLSGSDRKKVLDFYQRACLSGYCSAFAYKPMHCTLSSQLNGKCIELMQVPGHNAICTSCELPGTIPIKQNVRRNSWSSDEGIGEVMEKEDCMQALSGQIFMGMVSSQYQARLDIVRLIDGLVNACIRFVYFSLEDELKSKVFAEKMGLETGWNCHISLTPNGDVPGSEIPPSSPSHAGSLHDDLNQVSRDDAEGLLLMEEEGHSDLISFQPTDSDIPSFLEDCNRAKLPRGIHQVRPHLQNIDNVPLLVPLFTDCTPETMCEMIKIMQEYGEVTCCLGSSANLRNSCLFLQSDISIALDPLYPSRCSWETFGYATSTSMAQASEGLSPLQLSGQLNSLACSTAFRQEESISIIRLIEQARHATYGIRKCFLFLLQCQLTLVVMQFLSCLVQLPPLLGTTDILWLSCFCYPLLSVSLLGKPPHSSVMSVATGKNLLSIPKKTQHYFLLCFLLKFSLTIGSGLICFGFILQSFCDSAQARNLTNCSSIMQRSNAEMAPDWFEDFANGLLLAQKLTAALIVLHTVFISITHVHRTKPLWRKSPFSNLWWTLTVPVVLLGQLVETAVDLQLWTNRDSSVNFGLADVPLITWLLGCLSLILVVVTNEIVKLHEIRVRVRYQKRQKLQFETKLGMNSPF; this comes from the exons GGCGATCCCCCCTTGGCCTTGGGCCTATCCACAGGTAAGGCCCTTAGGATCCTGAAGGAGCAGCTGGAGGCAGTACTGGAAGGGCACTTGAAGGAGCAAAAGAAAAGCCTCACATGGAAG GAGATATGGAAAAGAAGCTTCCTGCACCATAGTAACCGCTGTTCCTGTTTCCATTGGCCTGGTGCCTCCCTGATGCTGTTGGCAGTGCTGCTGCTGCTAGGCTGCTATGGGAGTCAGCCAGCCGGGAG CCATGGGGTAGAGTTGGTGAATGCCACTGCCCTtctcctgctgctgcttctgAACCTCATCCTCATTGGGAGACAGGAGCGACTGAAGCGCCAGGAGGTGGAGAGAAGGCTTCGAGGGATCATTGATCAAATAAGTG aTGCCCTCAGGGATGGTAAAGAGGTCAGATGGCCGAATGCCATGTATCCAGATCTTCATATGCCCTTTGCACCATCCTGGTCCTTGCACTGGGCTTACCGAGATGGATACCTGGTAAATCTGCCAGTCAGCCTGCTGGTGGAGGGAGATGTCATTGCCTTGAGGCCAGGGCAGGAATCCTTCGCTTCCCTGAGGGGGATCAAG GATGATGAGCACATTGTCTTGGAACCAGGTGACCTGtttccccctttttctcctcctccctctccacgGGGGGAAGTGAAGAAGGGACCACAGAACCCCCAACAACACCGGCTCTTCCGGGTTCTTAAGACCCCTGTGTTGGACAACGTCAG ATGGTGCTTGGACATGGCCTTGGCTCGACCAGTGACTGCTCTAGACAATGAGAGGTTCACAGTTCAGTCGGTGATGCTGCGATATGCAGTGCCTGTGGTCCTG GCCAGCTTCCTTATCACTAATGCCCTGCGCTTTGTGTTCAGGGCTCCAGGGGTCACTTCTTGGCAATATACCTTACTCCAGCTGCAG gtGAATGGTGTCCTGCCAATCCTCCCACTGTTGTTTCCAGTCCTCTGGGTACTGGCCACAGCCTGTGGGGAGGCCCGAGTCCTGGCCCAGATGAGCAAAGCCTCACCTAGCTCCCTG TTGGCCAAGTTTTCAGAAGATACTCTCAGCAGCTACACAGAAGTGGTCTCCTCTCAG GAAATGCTTCGCTGCATCTGGGGCCACTTCCTTAATGTGATCCAAGGAAAGTCATCTACACTGAGCTACAGCTCTAGCTTGCTGCACAGCTTGGGTTCTGTAACG GTGCTGTGCTGTGTGGACAAGCAAGGGATCCTGTCCTGGCCTAATCCCAGCCCTGAGACAGTCCTGTTCTTCAGTGGGAAGATGGAACCACCTCACAGCAGCCACGAAGACCTGACAGATGATCTGTCGACCCGCTCCTTCTGCCACCCCGAG CCCCATGAGCGTGATGCTTTGCTGTCTGGTCCCTTGAGTGACACCTTGCACCTCTCCAATGAGCAGGAGAGGGGTGACTGGCCTGGGGATGGCCCCAAACCACCTGAACTTCACCCTCACCGAAAACTACATGGGCGCAATAAACATCCCTCTGGCTCCAATGTGAGCTTCAGCAAGGACATTGAGGGTGGAGAAGATGAGCTATTTAAG GCTGTGACTGAAGGGGACACCTGTGAGGCAGAGGACTTTGTGTGTGACTATCACCTGGAGATGCTGAGTCTGTCTCAGGACCAGCAGAACCCCTCCTGCATTCAGTTTGATGACTCCAATTGGCAGTTGCACCTCACCTCCCTCAAGCCTCTTGGCCTCAATGTACTGCTGAACCTGTGCAATGCCAGCGTCACTGATCGCCTATGCCGCTTCTCTGACCACCTGTGTAACATCGCGCTCCAGGAGAGCCACAGTGCTGTGTTGCCTGTACACGTGCCCTGGGGGCTCTGCGAGCTGGCCCGCCTCATTG GCTTCACTCCTGGTGCCAAAGAGCTCTTCAAACAAGAGAACCACTTGGCGCTGTATCGCCTTCCCAGTGCTGAGATGGTGAAGGAGACAGCCTTGGGCAAACTATCCCGGGTCACCAAGAGGCGCCCACCACTGAGCCATATGATCAGCCTTTTTATCAAGGACATGACCACCA GCACTGAGCAGATGCTGTCCCATGGCACAGCAGATGTGGTCCTGGAGGCCTGCACTGACTTCTGGGACGGAGCAGACATCTACCCACTCTCTGGCTCAGACAG AAAAAAAGTCTTAGATTTCTACCAGCGAGCCTGCCTCTCAGGCTACTGCTCTGCCTTTGCCTACAAGCCCATGCACTGCACCTTGTCCTCTCAGCTCAATGGCAAGTGCATTGAGCTCATGCAGGTGCCTGGCCACAATGCCATCTGCACCTCCTGTGAGCTTCCTGGCACCATACCCATCAAGCAAAACGTCCGCCGCAACAGCTGGAGCTCTGACG AAGGGATCGGTGAAGTGATGGAGAAGGAGGACTGTATGCAAGCTCTGAGTGGCCAGATCTTTATGGGCATGGTGTCATCCCAGTACCAGGCCCGCCTGGACATTGTTCGCCTCATTGATGGACTGGTCAATGCCTGCATCCGCTTTGTGTACTTCTCCCTGGAGGATGAGCTTAAGAGCAAG GTATTTGCAGAAAAGATGGGCCTTGAGACAGGTTGGAATTGCCACATCTCCCTCACACCAAATGGTGATGTTCCAGGCTCTGAGATTCCACCTTCTAGTCCCAGTCATGCAGGTTCCTTGCATGATGACCTAAATCAGG TGTCTCGGGATGATGCTGAAGGACTCCTGCTTATGGAGGAGGAGGGTCACTCTGACCTCATCAGCTTCCAACCTACTGACAGTGACATCCCTAGCTTCTTAGAGGACTGTAATCGG GCCAAGCTGCCTCGGGGCATCCACCAAGTACGGCCACATTTACAGAACATTGACAATGTTCCTCTGCTGGTACCCCTCTTTACTGACTGCACCCCTGAAA cCATGTGTGAGATGATTAAGATCATGCAGGAGTACGGCGAGGTGACATGCTGCCTGGGTAGCTCTGCCAACCTTCGCAATAGCTGCCTCTTCCTGCAGAGTGACATCAG CATTGCTCTGGATCCTCTGTATCCATCCCGCTGCTCCTGGGAGACCTTTGGCTATGCCACCAGCACCAGCATGGCCCAGGCCTCAGAAGGCCTCTCTCCCCTGCAGCTCTCGGGGCAGCTCAACAGCCTGGCCTGTTCAACGGCCTTTCGGCAGGAAGAGAGCATCAGTATCATCCGGCTCATTGAACAG GCCCGTCATGCTACCTATGGCATCCGCAAGTGCTTTCTCTTCCTATTGCAATGCCAGCTGACTCTAGTGGTTATGCAG TTCCTTTCTTGCCTGGTACAATTGCCACCACTCTTGGGCACCACTGACATCCTATGGCTGTCCTGTTTTTGCTACCCCCTTCTGAG TGTCTCCTTGCTAGGGAAGCCTCCACACAGCTCCGTTATGTCTGTAGCTACAGGGAAGAATCTTCTCTCCATTCCCAAGAAG ACCCAGCACTACTTTCTCCTCTGCTTCTTGCTCAAGTTTAGTCTCACCATTGGCTCGGGCCTCatctgctttggcttcatcctgCAGAGTTTTTGTGACAGTGCCCAGGCCCGAAACCTTACTAACTGTTCCTCTATCATGCAGCGCAG TAATGCTGAGATGGCTCCAGATTGGTTTGAGGACTTTGCCAATGGGCTCTTGCTAGCCCAGAAGCTCACAGCTGCCCTGATCGTCCTACACACCG TGTTCATTTCCATCACCCATGTGCATCGCACCAAGCCCTTGTGGAGAAAGAGCCCCTTCTCCAACCTCTGGTGGACCCTAACGGTGCCTGTGGT GCTTCTGGGGCAACTGGTGGAGACGGCTGTGGACTTGCAGCTCTGGACCAACAGGGACAGCAGTGTTAACTTTGGCCTAGCGGATGTGCCCCTGATAACCTGGCTCCTGGGCTGCCTCTCCCTCATCCTTGTGGTAGTCACCAATGAAATCGTCAAGTTGCATGAAATCCG GGTCCGGGTAAGATACCAGAAGAGGCAGAAACTACAGTTTGAAACTAAACTTGGCATGAACTCTCCGTTTTGA
- the TMEM94 gene encoding transmembrane protein 94 isoform X5 translates to MPHQGKCSKGDPPLALGLSTGKALRILKEQLEAVLEGHLKEQKKSLTWKEIWKRSFLHHSNRCSCFHWPGASLMLLAVLLLLGCYGSQPAGSHGVELVNATALLLLLLLNLILIGRQERLKRQEVERRLRGIIDQISDALRDGKEVRWPNAMYPDLHMPFAPSWSLHWAYRDGYLVNLPVSLLVEGDVIALRPGQESFASLRGIKDDEHIVLEPGDLFPPFSPPPSPRGEVKKGPQNPQQHRLFRVLKTPVLDNVRWCLDMALARPVTALDNERFTVQSVMLRYAVPVVLASFLITNALRFVFRAPGVTSWQYTLLQLQVNGVLPILPLLFPVLWVLATACGEARVLAQMSKASPSSLLAKFSEDTLSSYTEVVSSQEMLRCIWGHFLNVIQGKSSTLSYSSSLLHSLGSVTVLCCVDKQGILSWPNPSPETVLFFSGKMEPPHSSHEDLTDDLSTRSFCHPEVEEEPHERDALLSGPLSDTLHLSNEQERGDWPGDGPKPPELHPHRKLHGRNKHPSGSNVSFSKDIEGGEDELFKAVTEGDTCEAEDFVCDYHLEMLSLSQDQQNPSCIQFDDSNWQLHLTSLKPLGLNVLLNLCNASVTDRLCRFSDHLCNIALQESHSAVLPVHVPWGLCELARLIGFTPGAKELFKQENHLALYRLPSAEMVKETALGKLSRVTKRRPPLSHMISLFIKDMTTSTEQMLSHGTADVVLEACTDFWDGADIYPLSGSDRKKVLDFYQRACLSGYCSAFAYKPMHCTLSSQLNGKCIELMQVPGHNAICTSCELPGTIPIKQNVRRNSWSSDEGIGEVMEKEDCMQALSGQIFMGMVSSQYQARLDIVRLIDGLVNACIRFVYFSLEDELKSKVFAEKMGLETGWNCHISLTPNGDVPGSEIPPSSPSHAGSLHDDLNQVSRDDAEGLLLMEEEGHSDLISFQPTDSDIPSFLEDCNRAKLPRGIHQVRPHLQNIDNVPLLVPLFTDCTPETMCEMIKIMQEYGEVTCCLGSSANLRNSCLFLQSDISIALDPLYPSRCSWETFGYATSTSMAQASEGLSPLQLSGQLNSLACSTAFRQEESISIIRLIEQARHATYGIRKCFLFLLQCQLTLVVMQFLSCLVQLPPLLGTTDILWLSCFCYPLLSVSLLGKPPHSSVMSVATGKNLLSIPKKTQHYFLLCFLLKFSLTIGSGLICFGFILQSFCDSAQARNLTNCSSIMQRSNAEMAPDWFEDFANGLLLAQKLTAALIVLHTVFISITHVHRTKPLWRKSPFSNLWWTLTVPVVLLGQLVETAVDLQLWTNRDSSVNFGLADVPLITWLLGCLSLILVVVTNEIVKLHEIRVRVRYQKRQKLQFETKLGMNSPF, encoded by the exons GGCGATCCCCCCTTGGCCTTGGGCCTATCCACAGGTAAGGCCCTTAGGATCCTGAAGGAGCAGCTGGAGGCAGTACTGGAAGGGCACTTGAAGGAGCAAAAGAAAAGCCTCACATGGAAG GAGATATGGAAAAGAAGCTTCCTGCACCATAGTAACCGCTGTTCCTGTTTCCATTGGCCTGGTGCCTCCCTGATGCTGTTGGCAGTGCTGCTGCTGCTAGGCTGCTATGGGAGTCAGCCAGCCGGGAG CCATGGGGTAGAGTTGGTGAATGCCACTGCCCTtctcctgctgctgcttctgAACCTCATCCTCATTGGGAGACAGGAGCGACTGAAGCGCCAGGAGGTGGAGAGAAGGCTTCGAGGGATCATTGATCAAATAAGTG aTGCCCTCAGGGATGGTAAAGAGGTCAGATGGCCGAATGCCATGTATCCAGATCTTCATATGCCCTTTGCACCATCCTGGTCCTTGCACTGGGCTTACCGAGATGGATACCTGGTAAATCTGCCAGTCAGCCTGCTGGTGGAGGGAGATGTCATTGCCTTGAGGCCAGGGCAGGAATCCTTCGCTTCCCTGAGGGGGATCAAG GATGATGAGCACATTGTCTTGGAACCAGGTGACCTGtttccccctttttctcctcctccctctccacgGGGGGAAGTGAAGAAGGGACCACAGAACCCCCAACAACACCGGCTCTTCCGGGTTCTTAAGACCCCTGTGTTGGACAACGTCAG ATGGTGCTTGGACATGGCCTTGGCTCGACCAGTGACTGCTCTAGACAATGAGAGGTTCACAGTTCAGTCGGTGATGCTGCGATATGCAGTGCCTGTGGTCCTG GCCAGCTTCCTTATCACTAATGCCCTGCGCTTTGTGTTCAGGGCTCCAGGGGTCACTTCTTGGCAATATACCTTACTCCAGCTGCAG gtGAATGGTGTCCTGCCAATCCTCCCACTGTTGTTTCCAGTCCTCTGGGTACTGGCCACAGCCTGTGGGGAGGCCCGAGTCCTGGCCCAGATGAGCAAAGCCTCACCTAGCTCCCTG TTGGCCAAGTTTTCAGAAGATACTCTCAGCAGCTACACAGAAGTGGTCTCCTCTCAG GAAATGCTTCGCTGCATCTGGGGCCACTTCCTTAATGTGATCCAAGGAAAGTCATCTACACTGAGCTACAGCTCTAGCTTGCTGCACAGCTTGGGTTCTGTAACG GTGCTGTGCTGTGTGGACAAGCAAGGGATCCTGTCCTGGCCTAATCCCAGCCCTGAGACAGTCCTGTTCTTCAGTGGGAAGATGGAACCACCTCACAGCAGCCACGAAGACCTGACAGATGATCTGTCGACCCGCTCCTTCTGCCACCCCGAGGTAGAGGAGGAG CCCCATGAGCGTGATGCTTTGCTGTCTGGTCCCTTGAGTGACACCTTGCACCTCTCCAATGAGCAGGAGAGGGGTGACTGGCCTGGGGATGGCCCCAAACCACCTGAACTTCACCCTCACCGAAAACTACATGGGCGCAATAAACATCCCTCTGGCTCCAATGTGAGCTTCAGCAAGGACATTGAGGGTGGAGAAGATGAGCTATTTAAG GCTGTGACTGAAGGGGACACCTGTGAGGCAGAGGACTTTGTGTGTGACTATCACCTGGAGATGCTGAGTCTGTCTCAGGACCAGCAGAACCCCTCCTGCATTCAGTTTGATGACTCCAATTGGCAGTTGCACCTCACCTCCCTCAAGCCTCTTGGCCTCAATGTACTGCTGAACCTGTGCAATGCCAGCGTCACTGATCGCCTATGCCGCTTCTCTGACCACCTGTGTAACATCGCGCTCCAGGAGAGCCACAGTGCTGTGTTGCCTGTACACGTGCCCTGGGGGCTCTGCGAGCTGGCCCGCCTCATTG GCTTCACTCCTGGTGCCAAAGAGCTCTTCAAACAAGAGAACCACTTGGCGCTGTATCGCCTTCCCAGTGCTGAGATGGTGAAGGAGACAGCCTTGGGCAAACTATCCCGGGTCACCAAGAGGCGCCCACCACTGAGCCATATGATCAGCCTTTTTATCAAGGACATGACCACCA GCACTGAGCAGATGCTGTCCCATGGCACAGCAGATGTGGTCCTGGAGGCCTGCACTGACTTCTGGGACGGAGCAGACATCTACCCACTCTCTGGCTCAGACAG AAAAAAAGTCTTAGATTTCTACCAGCGAGCCTGCCTCTCAGGCTACTGCTCTGCCTTTGCCTACAAGCCCATGCACTGCACCTTGTCCTCTCAGCTCAATGGCAAGTGCATTGAGCTCATGCAGGTGCCTGGCCACAATGCCATCTGCACCTCCTGTGAGCTTCCTGGCACCATACCCATCAAGCAAAACGTCCGCCGCAACAGCTGGAGCTCTGACG AAGGGATCGGTGAAGTGATGGAGAAGGAGGACTGTATGCAAGCTCTGAGTGGCCAGATCTTTATGGGCATGGTGTCATCCCAGTACCAGGCCCGCCTGGACATTGTTCGCCTCATTGATGGACTGGTCAATGCCTGCATCCGCTTTGTGTACTTCTCCCTGGAGGATGAGCTTAAGAGCAAG GTATTTGCAGAAAAGATGGGCCTTGAGACAGGTTGGAATTGCCACATCTCCCTCACACCAAATGGTGATGTTCCAGGCTCTGAGATTCCACCTTCTAGTCCCAGTCATGCAGGTTCCTTGCATGATGACCTAAATCAGG TGTCTCGGGATGATGCTGAAGGACTCCTGCTTATGGAGGAGGAGGGTCACTCTGACCTCATCAGCTTCCAACCTACTGACAGTGACATCCCTAGCTTCTTAGAGGACTGTAATCGG GCCAAGCTGCCTCGGGGCATCCACCAAGTACGGCCACATTTACAGAACATTGACAATGTTCCTCTGCTGGTACCCCTCTTTACTGACTGCACCCCTGAAA cCATGTGTGAGATGATTAAGATCATGCAGGAGTACGGCGAGGTGACATGCTGCCTGGGTAGCTCTGCCAACCTTCGCAATAGCTGCCTCTTCCTGCAGAGTGACATCAG CATTGCTCTGGATCCTCTGTATCCATCCCGCTGCTCCTGGGAGACCTTTGGCTATGCCACCAGCACCAGCATGGCCCAGGCCTCAGAAGGCCTCTCTCCCCTGCAGCTCTCGGGGCAGCTCAACAGCCTGGCCTGTTCAACGGCCTTTCGGCAGGAAGAGAGCATCAGTATCATCCGGCTCATTGAACAG GCCCGTCATGCTACCTATGGCATCCGCAAGTGCTTTCTCTTCCTATTGCAATGCCAGCTGACTCTAGTGGTTATGCAG TTCCTTTCTTGCCTGGTACAATTGCCACCACTCTTGGGCACCACTGACATCCTATGGCTGTCCTGTTTTTGCTACCCCCTTCTGAG TGTCTCCTTGCTAGGGAAGCCTCCACACAGCTCCGTTATGTCTGTAGCTACAGGGAAGAATCTTCTCTCCATTCCCAAGAAG ACCCAGCACTACTTTCTCCTCTGCTTCTTGCTCAAGTTTAGTCTCACCATTGGCTCGGGCCTCatctgctttggcttcatcctgCAGAGTTTTTGTGACAGTGCCCAGGCCCGAAACCTTACTAACTGTTCCTCTATCATGCAGCGCAG TAATGCTGAGATGGCTCCAGATTGGTTTGAGGACTTTGCCAATGGGCTCTTGCTAGCCCAGAAGCTCACAGCTGCCCTGATCGTCCTACACACCG TGTTCATTTCCATCACCCATGTGCATCGCACCAAGCCCTTGTGGAGAAAGAGCCCCTTCTCCAACCTCTGGTGGACCCTAACGGTGCCTGTGGT GCTTCTGGGGCAACTGGTGGAGACGGCTGTGGACTTGCAGCTCTGGACCAACAGGGACAGCAGTGTTAACTTTGGCCTAGCGGATGTGCCCCTGATAACCTGGCTCCTGGGCTGCCTCTCCCTCATCCTTGTGGTAGTCACCAATGAAATCGTCAAGTTGCATGAAATCCG GGTCCGGGTAAGATACCAGAAGAGGCAGAAACTACAGTTTGAAACTAAACTTGGCATGAACTCTCCGTTTTGA